One part of the Chryseobacterium sp. 7 genome encodes these proteins:
- a CDS encoding S41 family peptidase has translation MKFAKLIVICCLFHFFHAVNGQVRAYYKSEVITPIYSVISKEKNSSFFFPVYNNFPSKNTSFKVTKNTEVFIPENIKDRFKEPVSLFFRYYTKNIGQIHLYTITNNDQRKEVNINPNPADGYGLPTIASLNLDKDAYLKKIEIQFEVKEKELPYELVFSSLDLVNYKIKDEISPSSVFQKKPFDNSQYTSQQKSNPFQSHGELASFPENVTNENFKGRIDVDNVGKIDNKELLAETILLLLEDYPFYKEKEIDKNSFLKSSKQFLDRNIYLSKCEFVDSINSYLNRTISDPHFKIRSACEKPKRTTPVYTYRIGDKYVVSAIFDEELQKKIPVGSALLKINGRALTKNMDYKEINDELLKQPVKSYMSLDFIRPSGESDNVTYFIKDKYEIPENFKPRNLYLKKINDSLVYFKINKITYELNTAYLNNLDLINSSKGLVLDLRGCTGGDFLAASQFLSYFIGNEFVFFNYGYDKAGEKESVIVNESKNTSYNYHKKGKIVVLVDADTACVAEMIAHALVKYRKDTTHIVSKDKHTAGALSFAYEIYLPEGVTVITNALGDKRKIFLDEKIIEDKGIKPDLFIEIQSVEDLQPYKDKVLEKAISNFLL, from the coding sequence ATGAAATTCGCCAAATTAATAGTGATTTGCTGTCTATTCCACTTTTTTCATGCCGTAAACGGACAGGTTAGAGCATACTATAAAAGTGAGGTAATCACCCCAATATATTCTGTTATCAGTAAAGAGAAGAACTCTAGTTTTTTCTTTCCGGTATATAATAATTTTCCAAGTAAAAATACTTCATTTAAGGTAACCAAGAATACCGAAGTATTCATTCCTGAAAACATTAAAGACCGTTTCAAAGAGCCTGTTTCATTGTTCTTCAGATACTATACTAAAAACATAGGACAAATTCATTTATATACAATAACCAATAACGATCAGCGTAAAGAAGTTAATATTAATCCTAATCCCGCTGATGGTTACGGACTTCCCACAATTGCAAGTTTAAACCTTGATAAGGATGCTTATCTGAAAAAAATTGAAATTCAGTTTGAGGTTAAAGAAAAAGAACTTCCTTATGAATTGGTATTTTCATCATTGGACCTGGTGAATTATAAAATAAAAGATGAAATTTCACCTTCCTCTGTTTTTCAAAAAAAACCATTTGATAATAGCCAATATACCAGCCAGCAAAAATCTAATCCTTTTCAATCTCATGGTGAATTGGCATCTTTTCCTGAAAATGTTACTAACGAAAACTTTAAAGGACGTATTGATGTAGATAATGTAGGGAAGATTGACAATAAAGAATTATTGGCAGAAACTATATTGCTTTTATTGGAAGATTATCCTTTTTATAAAGAAAAAGAAATTGATAAAAACAGCTTTTTAAAATCAAGTAAACAGTTTCTTGATCGCAATATCTATTTATCTAAATGTGAATTTGTTGATTCCATCAACAGTTATTTGAACCGTACTATTAGTGATCCCCATTTTAAAATAAGATCTGCCTGTGAGAAGCCTAAGAGAACTACGCCGGTATACACCTATCGGATAGGAGATAAATATGTTGTATCAGCAATATTTGATGAAGAATTGCAGAAAAAAATACCTGTTGGAAGTGCTTTGTTGAAAATAAATGGTCGTGCTCTTACAAAGAATATGGATTATAAGGAAATTAATGATGAATTATTAAAGCAACCTGTAAAAAGTTATATGAGCCTGGACTTTATAAGACCATCGGGAGAATCTGATAATGTGACGTACTTTATTAAAGATAAATATGAAATACCTGAGAATTTCAAGCCCAGAAATTTATATCTAAAGAAAATAAATGATTCTCTGGTTTATTTTAAGATTAATAAAATTACCTATGAATTGAATACAGCTTATCTTAATAATCTTGATCTTATTAATTCTTCAAAAGGATTGGTACTGGATTTAAGAGGGTGTACCGGAGGTGATTTTCTAGCCGCATCACAGTTTCTTTCTTATTTTATCGGTAATGAGTTTGTCTTTTTTAATTACGGTTATGATAAAGCAGGTGAAAAAGAGTCAGTAATCGTGAATGAATCAAAAAATACATCCTATAACTATCATAAAAAAGGAAAGATAGTTGTGCTGGTAGATGCAGATACAGCTTGTGTTGCAGAAATGATTGCACATGCTCTCGTAAAATATAGGAAAGATACCACACACATTGTGAGCAAAGACAAGCACACGGCAGGAGCTTTATCCTTTGCTTATGAAATATATTTGCCTGAAGGTGTAACTGTCATTACTAATGCTTTGGGAGACAAAAGAAAAATATTCTTAGATGAGAAAATCATTGAAGATAAAGGAATAAAACCAGATTTATTTATTGAAATACAATCTGTTGAAGATTTACAGCCCTATAAAGACAAAGTGCTTGAAAAAGCCATTTCAAATTTTTTATTATGA
- a CDS encoding ABC transporter ATP-binding protein, with protein sequence MKLQVVLLLLMIISSVCSLASPYVLKIIIDDIFPHKTYSYLISTLGILVLIYIVRIGIGILSDIAYTKISKDIIADIRVDVFSKILKKNLNFFRENKSGEIVFLLTNDIGNIQNMMSSLVLAFLNNLFTVISVLFMLFALNVKLTWVSLTIIPFIIICLKLFVPYVRKTFSEIQVEESKIYDYLMNCINNIRVILSYGTADYEKGRATRMHEKLIKVSIKASLYNAFSKNTTTFFIAIGPVIVLLVGGKMVFQSELTVGSLIAFIQYLNRIYNPVISLSNSYNDFEKARVSMERIYKHISNENPDEAKVKQLKMHYEENTSISKIEFRDVSFSYGKKTVLENLNLTFEKGKLYGIIGESGSGKSSIINLLCNLEKAGTGNIICNGIDIESFGNWSQHIALIERENQLFNDTIENNISYGSSIPKSDILEEIISDSELINVIAEKKDGMQTHISNYTTVISDGQKQRVSIARALLKKPSLIIFDEATSALDIQLEKKIVETLKRKYSDSIIIIVTHRHNLLKDLDAVYKVHNKTIIKIHENLLTNTELH encoded by the coding sequence ATGAAGTTACAGGTAGTTCTGCTCCTGTTAATGATCATTAGCAGCGTTTGTTCTTTAGCATCTCCTTATGTCCTCAAAATAATTATTGATGATATTTTTCCTCACAAAACATATAGCTATCTGATTAGCACCTTGGGTATTTTAGTTTTAATCTATATCGTAAGGATTGGTATAGGGATATTATCAGATATAGCCTACACCAAGATAAGCAAGGATATCATTGCTGATATAAGAGTAGATGTATTCAGTAAAATCTTAAAAAAGAATTTAAATTTCTTCCGTGAAAATAAATCCGGGGAAATTGTTTTCTTACTCACCAATGATATCGGGAATATTCAGAATATGATGTCTTCTCTGGTGCTGGCTTTTCTGAACAATTTATTTACTGTTATCAGTGTACTTTTTATGCTTTTTGCATTAAATGTAAAATTGACGTGGGTAAGCTTAACGATTATTCCGTTTATCATTATCTGTTTGAAATTGTTTGTTCCCTATGTAAGGAAAACCTTTTCTGAAATTCAGGTGGAAGAAAGTAAGATCTATGATTATCTTATGAATTGCATCAACAACATAAGAGTCATACTCTCCTACGGAACAGCAGATTATGAAAAAGGAAGAGCAACAAGAATGCATGAAAAATTAATTAAAGTAAGCATCAAAGCTTCTTTATATAATGCTTTCAGTAAGAATACCACAACGTTTTTCATAGCAATTGGCCCTGTAATTGTCTTGCTTGTAGGGGGTAAAATGGTATTTCAATCTGAGCTGACGGTAGGTTCTCTCATTGCATTTATCCAGTATTTGAACAGAATATATAATCCTGTAATCAGCTTATCAAACAGTTATAATGATTTTGAAAAAGCAAGGGTATCTATGGAAAGAATTTATAAACATATCAGTAATGAAAATCCGGATGAAGCCAAAGTCAAGCAACTAAAAATGCATTATGAAGAAAACACTTCTATAAGCAAAATAGAATTCAGAGATGTTTCTTTTTCTTATGGTAAAAAAACTGTTTTAGAAAATTTAAACCTCACCTTTGAAAAAGGAAAATTATACGGAATTATAGGAGAAAGCGGTAGTGGAAAAAGCTCAATAATTAATTTACTGTGTAACCTGGAAAAAGCAGGTACTGGCAACATTATTTGCAATGGTATAGATATAGAATCCTTCGGAAACTGGTCACAACACATTGCTTTAATAGAAAGAGAAAATCAATTGTTCAATGATACTATAGAAAACAATATTTCTTACGGCTCATCTATTCCGAAATCTGATATTTTAGAAGAAATCATTTCAGATTCAGAGTTAATCAATGTTATTGCTGAAAAGAAAGATGGGATGCAAACCCATATCAGTAATTATACTACTGTTATTTCTGACGGACAAAAACAAAGAGTCTCTATTGCCAGAGCTTTATTAAAAAAACCTTCCCTTATAATCTTTGATGAGGCTACCTCTGCTTTGGATATCCAGCTGGAAAAGAAAATTGTGGAAACCTTAAAAAGAAAATATTCAGACTCCATTATTATTATTGTGACTCACAGACATAATTTACTGAAGGATCTGGACGCTGTCTATAAAGTTCATAACAAAACGATAATCAAGATTCATGAAAATCTCTTAACCAATACCGAATTACATTAA
- a CDS encoding DUF6734 family protein encodes MVKTLPFQRSFFLNSGGWSHRTFNYMSWALSCLRFKKFYKVDLVTDTLGKEILIDTLELPYDNVSLKLDELNDKYPNPKNIWALGKIYAFEIQQEPFIHADADVFIWERFPEKIENAALISQQLEQDAGYHEGNLKELYSRLEYIPDVIKSYYNKTGDASQYNAGIIGGNNFTFFQEYAKLAREIVDKNFNVIGNTDFLINKNAFPCFFEQYLFLCMAREKELNVEVLIDSSKSKEHIFQELINFHNAHQTHYIHLLGAYKLAYNNAKIVSYYLWKEFPYYYEKIINLIHEKKI; translated from the coding sequence TTGGTCAAAACCCTACCATTCCAGAGATCTTTTTTCTTAAACTCCGGTGGATGGAGCCATCGAACATTTAATTATATGAGCTGGGCATTAAGCTGCCTGCGGTTTAAAAAATTTTATAAAGTTGATCTCGTTACTGATACCTTAGGCAAAGAAATATTGATTGATACTTTAGAACTACCCTACGACAATGTATCTTTGAAACTAGATGAATTGAATGATAAATATCCCAACCCCAAAAACATCTGGGCGCTGGGAAAAATTTATGCATTTGAAATACAACAGGAACCCTTCATCCATGCGGATGCTGATGTATTTATCTGGGAGAGATTTCCGGAAAAAATTGAAAACGCAGCACTTATATCCCAACAGCTTGAGCAGGATGCAGGCTACCATGAAGGAAATTTAAAAGAACTATATTCCCGCCTTGAATATATTCCTGATGTTATCAAATCATATTATAATAAAACCGGAGATGCCTCTCAGTACAATGCAGGTATTATAGGTGGAAATAATTTTACATTCTTTCAGGAATATGCAAAACTGGCCAGGGAAATAGTAGACAAAAATTTTAATGTAATCGGGAACACAGATTTTTTAATCAATAAAAATGCATTTCCTTGTTTTTTTGAGCAATATTTATTTCTATGCATGGCCCGAGAAAAGGAGCTTAATGTAGAAGTTCTTATTGACAGTTCCAAGTCCAAAGAACATATTTTTCAAGAGCTTATCAACTTCCACAATGCACACCAAACCCATTATATTCATTTACTTGGGGCATACAAATTAGCATACAATAATGCCAAAATTGTATCATATTATCTATGGAAGGAATTTCCTTATTATTATGAAAAAATTATTAACCTAATCCATGAAAAAAAGATATAG
- a CDS encoding OmpH family outer membrane protein has product MNLIKVLFITLGLTLTANAANAQQKVGSVNTEEVFASLSEVKTIGATIDNLTKTKQTEIEKLINDYQTKLKAAQDKEKTLSEANKEAVTKELIAAQTELQTLGKKIEETRSQAAKDISAKQNELLSPLQKKVRDAIYAVAKERSLSFVFDTAAQESNNLLYTDGSEDITNIVKSKLGGTAAPAKPAGKSK; this is encoded by the coding sequence ATGAATTTAATTAAAGTACTTTTTATTACATTAGGACTAACACTTACTGCAAATGCCGCAAATGCTCAACAGAAAGTTGGAAGTGTAAACACAGAGGAGGTTTTTGCAAGTTTATCTGAAGTAAAAACTATAGGAGCTACTATTGATAATCTAACGAAGACTAAGCAGACTGAAATTGAAAAGCTGATCAATGATTATCAGACTAAACTGAAAGCTGCTCAGGATAAAGAAAAAACGTTAAGCGAAGCAAATAAAGAAGCTGTAACTAAAGAATTAATTGCTGCACAAACAGAATTGCAGACTTTAGGCAAGAAGATTGAAGAAACAAGATCTCAGGCTGCTAAAGATATCTCTGCTAAACAAAATGAATTGCTTAGCCCGCTTCAGAAGAAAGTAAGAGATGCAATTTATGCAGTAGCAAAAGAAAGAAGCTTGAGCTTTGTGTTTGATACAGCAGCACAGGAATCTAATAACCTTCTTTATACTGACGGAAGTGAAGATATCACTAATATAGTAAAAAGCAAGTTAGGTGGTACAGCAGCTCCTGCTAAACCAGCTGGGAAATCTAAATAA
- the aceA gene encoding isocitrate lyase, giving the protein MKTRQEQIQAIEQDWLTNPRWNGVKRPYTAEEVLKLRGSYTIEYTIATEMSKKFWDKLNTQDYVAGLGALTGNQAVQEVDAGLEAIYLSGWQVAADANLSGEMYPDQSLYPANSVPSVVKKINNALLRADQVQSVSGAGNKEYLVPIIADAEAGFGGNLNAFELMKQMIEAGAAGVHFEDQLSSAKKCGHLGGKVLVPTQEAVNKLIAARLAADVLGVPSLIIARTDADAADLLTSDIDDRDKKFVTGERTSEGFYVVKNGVEQGIDRGLSYAPYADLIWMETSNPDLEQARRFAEGIHAKFPGKMLAYNCSPSFNWAARLSVEEMSTFREELAKMGYKFQFITLAGFHALNTAMFELALAYKERGMAGYSELQEREFALQQKGFRAVKHQSFVGTGYFDEVQNIVTNGSSATVAMKDSTETAQFH; this is encoded by the coding sequence ATGAAAACAAGACAAGAACAAATTCAGGCTATAGAGCAGGACTGGCTGACAAATCCACGTTGGAACGGTGTAAAAAGGCCATATACAGCAGAAGAAGTTTTAAAACTCCGTGGATCTTATACCATAGAGTATACGATAGCTACAGAAATGTCCAAAAAATTCTGGGATAAATTAAATACCCAGGATTATGTGGCAGGACTTGGTGCACTGACGGGTAATCAGGCAGTGCAGGAAGTGGACGCAGGGCTGGAAGCTATTTATCTTTCAGGCTGGCAGGTAGCTGCAGATGCTAATCTATCAGGGGAAATGTATCCGGATCAGTCGTTGTATCCTGCCAATTCAGTGCCTTCTGTAGTGAAAAAAATAAATAATGCACTGTTAAGAGCAGATCAGGTACAGTCTGTGAGCGGAGCCGGAAATAAAGAATATCTGGTGCCGATTATTGCTGATGCAGAAGCAGGTTTTGGTGGTAATCTCAACGCTTTTGAACTGATGAAACAGATGATTGAAGCGGGAGCAGCTGGAGTACATTTTGAAGACCAGCTTTCTTCAGCCAAAAAATGCGGTCACTTAGGCGGAAAAGTATTGGTGCCTACTCAGGAAGCGGTGAATAAACTGATTGCTGCCCGTCTGGCTGCCGATGTACTGGGAGTTCCAAGTCTTATTATTGCAAGAACAGATGCGGATGCAGCAGATTTACTGACTTCTGATATTGATGACAGGGATAAAAAATTCGTGACAGGAGAAAGAACTTCCGAAGGATTTTATGTAGTGAAAAACGGAGTAGAGCAGGGCATCGACAGAGGTTTGTCTTATGCACCCTACGCAGATCTGATCTGGATGGAAACCTCGAACCCTGATCTGGAGCAGGCAAGAAGATTTGCGGAAGGAATTCATGCCAAATTCCCCGGGAAGATGCTGGCTTATAACTGTTCACCTTCATTCAATTGGGCGGCAAGACTTAGCGTAGAGGAAATGTCTACTTTCAGGGAAGAGCTGGCTAAAATGGGTTACAAGTTCCAGTTTATTACCCTTGCAGGATTCCATGCTTTGAATACAGCAATGTTTGAATTGGCTTTAGCATATAAAGAAAGAGGAATGGCCGGATATTCCGAATTGCAGGAACGCGAATTTGCATTGCAGCAAAAAGGATTCAGAGCGGTGAAGCATCAGTCTTTTGTAGGAACAGGATATTTTGATGAAGTACAGAATATAGTTACCAATGGCTCTTCAGCTACCGTTGCAATGAAGGATTCTACGGAAACCGCACAATTCCATTAG